One Candidatus Margulisiibacteriota bacterium DNA segment encodes these proteins:
- a CDS encoding SDR family oxidoreductase: MSLQDVKNKTDVITNVSYSVQTKARATPKVIVRKSVSFPVDNTTKNIMITGGTGLLGSHILYEILENNLDNLQEIKIINLIHAGSEDKFNEIFKKELLYTKTADSDLEKVRSAIVNVSFDVGEPYCGINESVLKKMKGLKITDLYHVAALTDFRNSDAVKQRLEKINIEGTKNLLDLCTVLAVKSIHYVSTSYACGVAEGVISPDFNNKSAAFHNNYEKTKIITEGLVKDFCEAKGINYMIYRISGISGRLLYEPIGYTKKYAIFYAWLNYFYKIRKRAGITPDQTLFLRMRLHIDKTTGINICPVDYGAKLIHEVSTNKKFSNKKQVHVVCNNNYNHREMAKQMFDFLNIKGYTFVDDKPEADTLNDLERFYYKFIGEIFHGYMNEGEMVFDTKNLQSDFSDVLKLCPVMDSNNYHKLIDYAVKNDFS, from the coding sequence ATGTCTTTACAGGATGTAAAGAATAAGACAGATGTAATTACCAATGTTTCGTATAGTGTTCAGACCAAGGCAAGAGCAACACCCAAAGTAATTGTTAGGAAAAGTGTAAGCTTTCCTGTAGATAATACTACCAAGAATATCATGATTACTGGTGGCACTGGTTTGCTGGGTTCTCATATTTTGTATGAAATATTAGAAAACAATCTAGATAATTTACAGGAAATTAAGATTATTAATTTAATCCATGCAGGTTCAGAGGATAAGTTTAATGAAATTTTTAAAAAAGAGTTACTTTACACTAAAACAGCAGATTCAGATTTGGAGAAAGTTCGTTCAGCAATAGTAAATGTTTCTTTTGATGTTGGTGAGCCTTATTGTGGAATTAACGAATCTGTATTGAAAAAAATGAAAGGTTTGAAGATAACAGATCTTTATCATGTAGCTGCTTTGACTGATTTTAGAAACTCAGATGCAGTCAAACAAAGATTAGAAAAAATTAATATAGAAGGCACAAAAAACTTATTAGATTTATGTACAGTTTTAGCTGTGAAGAGTATTCATTATGTTAGCACTTCCTATGCCTGTGGTGTAGCCGAAGGAGTTATTTCTCCTGATTTCAATAATAAAAGTGCTGCTTTTCACAACAATTATGAGAAAACAAAGATAATAACAGAGGGGCTTGTTAAGGATTTTTGTGAAGCCAAAGGCATTAACTACATGATTTATAGAATCTCAGGGATTTCGGGCAGATTATTGTATGAACCAATAGGTTATACCAAAAAGTATGCAATTTTTTATGCGTGGCTAAATTATTTTTATAAGATTAGAAAACGAGCAGGGATAACTCCTGATCAGACATTATTTCTAAGAATGCGGTTGCATATAGACAAAACAACAGGAATTAATATTTGCCCAGTGGATTATGGTGCAAAATTAATACATGAAGTCTCTACAAATAAAAAATTTTCCAATAAAAAACAGGTGCATGTTGTTTGTAATAATAATTACAACCATCGAGAAATGGCTAAACAGATGTTTGATTTTTTAAATATAAAAGGATATACCTTTGTTGATGATAAGCCAGAAGCAGACACTCTGAATGATCTGGAACGTTTTTATTATAAATTTATTGGTGAGATATTTCATGGCTATATGAATGAAGGAGAAATGGTTTTCGATACAAAAAATTTGCAATCTGATTTTTCGGATGTCCTAAAACTTTGTCCTGTTATGGATAGTAACAATTACCATAAATTAATAGACTATGCAGTCAAAAACGATTTTAGTTAA
- a CDS encoding thioesterase family protein, with product MSKNKFYSESFKVYLVDTCCYGNATYISYHKWISIAKENFFLTEVAGFSDYFFKQGIKLIVLENHIKIAKELKLHDNVTVTVRCKQLKKLKLYLQYQLLNNEGEIVAEGEDKITFVDSNNGIVIIPDKIDQALKKILI from the coding sequence ATGAGCAAAAACAAGTTTTATAGTGAGAGTTTTAAGGTGTATTTAGTTGATACTTGTTGTTATGGTAATGCTACTTATATTTCTTATCATAAGTGGATTTCAATAGCAAAAGAGAATTTTTTTCTCACAGAAGTGGCAGGGTTTTCTGATTATTTCTTTAAGCAAGGAATCAAACTGATAGTTCTGGAGAATCATATTAAAATAGCTAAAGAATTAAAGTTACATGATAATGTAACTGTTACCGTTAGATGTAAGCAATTAAAGAAACTAAAGCTGTATCTGCAGTATCAGTTGCTAAATAATGAGGGTGAAATAGTCGCAGAGGGTGAAGACAAAATAACCTTTGTAGACAGTAACAATGGTATTGTTATAATTCCTGATAAAATTGACCAGGCTCTAAAAAAAATACTCATCTAG
- a CDS encoding ATP-binding protein, with amino-acid sequence MHPFTVLSFLNALLNISLGSFVLLSNNKKIVNVYFFLFTLSIFIWNIGYGIMYSVPDLQVALFFAKIGTVGIILIPVFAQLFVNKFINRKHYKLNNIISIIAVVLVVLLFFGKTYTGIAVYSWGKYPVANDFNFLNIIFYVFVFSNLCVQIIRKMKEVNVVERTRLRYLFVAFFIGLFGFMDWIPNYYPAFYPLAFVLSFSWVTIITYSILKHSLLDIDILLKRSTYFFVLFLLVILPFVMFANYITNQVFSTQASYHYFLVAGIWTIFILFSEYIKEWMKTMTDSLFYVADYNYDKVLDRVNRKLSEITDIYFLLYSLQEDITKYIKVENAGIFLPNRTKTKYYYVELERMDDFIDSRKRSKLLSISITHSLLTVMQRVEGHILVKEELLNSVEYQEDISIRECLSVMDMIGAEALVGSIFKNKINGILVVSKKKSGDRFKTKDFRLLRFMINQGSLVLMRIFEIEEKTRIAIEKKMYVEHKKELEEKNNQLREALIELKGAQNRLIEEEQMSAMGKLSGEVAHDIRNPLSSMNRLFTYVKQEDMLKNNDKVILDLYEAVEKSDIKEKNKMLKSLKYLLVNNKEMDSIIEETVQINDKLRKIADDFLDYSRTSKDIPTEKVNLKNLLLKIIKQFNNSDEVFKHKITVKMTEMPEVRIVMFEHQIQKIFMNIIDNAIKAVVENNIAEKLVIIEGYLVSIENKEMICVAITDNGVGIPAEHLNTIFKPFYTKRKNLMGTGLGLAIVKKIVEDAKGDITVESKEGAGTTLKLFLPRVN; translated from the coding sequence ATGCATCCCTTTACTGTTTTAAGTTTTTTAAACGCATTACTGAACATTAGCTTGGGAAGCTTTGTTTTATTAAGTAACAACAAAAAAATTGTTAATGTTTATTTCTTTTTATTCACTCTATCAATTTTTATTTGGAACATTGGGTATGGCATTATGTATAGTGTGCCTGACCTGCAAGTTGCTTTATTTTTTGCAAAAATAGGTACAGTGGGAATTATTTTGATTCCAGTCTTCGCTCAATTGTTTGTTAACAAGTTTATCAACAGGAAACATTATAAACTTAATAACATCATCTCTATTATTGCTGTTGTTCTGGTAGTTTTACTTTTTTTTGGTAAAACTTACACGGGTATTGCGGTTTATTCTTGGGGGAAATATCCAGTAGCTAACGATTTTAATTTCCTAAATATAATCTTTTATGTTTTTGTTTTCTCGAACCTTTGTGTGCAAATTATTCGGAAGATGAAAGAAGTAAATGTTGTGGAAAGAACAAGATTAAGATATCTTTTTGTAGCTTTTTTCATAGGGCTATTTGGTTTTATGGACTGGATTCCTAATTATTATCCTGCTTTTTATCCCTTAGCGTTTGTTTTATCTTTTAGTTGGGTCACCATTATTACTTATTCGATTTTGAAACATAGTTTGTTGGATATTGATATTTTATTAAAGAGGAGCACCTACTTTTTTGTTTTGTTTTTATTAGTGATATTGCCTTTTGTAATGTTCGCTAACTACATAACCAATCAAGTTTTTTCCACGCAAGCAAGTTACCATTACTTTTTGGTGGCAGGCATCTGGACAATCTTTATCCTTTTTTCTGAGTACATCAAGGAATGGATGAAAACCATGACTGATAGCCTTTTTTATGTGGCTGATTATAATTATGATAAAGTTTTGGACAGAGTTAATCGAAAATTAAGCGAAATTACCGATATTTACTTCTTGCTATACAGTTTGCAGGAAGATATTACCAAGTATATTAAGGTTGAAAATGCAGGTATTTTCCTTCCAAATAGAACTAAAACAAAATATTACTATGTTGAATTGGAACGTATGGATGATTTTATCGATTCCAGAAAAAGGTCTAAACTTTTATCTATTAGTATTACCCATTCATTATTAACAGTTATGCAGAGAGTTGAGGGGCATATCTTAGTTAAGGAAGAGCTTTTGAATTCCGTGGAATATCAAGAAGATATCAGCATCAGAGAATGTTTGTCTGTGATGGATATGATTGGAGCAGAAGCTTTAGTTGGAAGTATCTTTAAAAATAAAATAAACGGCATTTTAGTTGTTTCTAAGAAAAAAAGTGGGGATAGGTTTAAGACAAAGGATTTTAGATTGTTAAGGTTTATGATAAACCAAGGTTCTTTGGTGTTAATGCGCATATTCGAGATTGAGGAAAAAACGAGAATAGCCATAGAAAAAAAGATGTATGTAGAACACAAAAAAGAATTAGAAGAAAAAAACAACCAATTAAGAGAAGCTTTGATTGAATTAAAGGGTGCGCAGAATAGACTAATTGAGGAAGAGCAAATGTCTGCAATGGGTAAGCTTTCTGGTGAGGTGGCACATGATATTCGAAATCCTTTAAGCTCAATGAATAGGCTTTTTACCTATGTTAAGCAAGAGGATATGCTTAAAAATAATGACAAGGTAATTTTGGATTTGTATGAAGCAGTAGAAAAAAGCGACATTAAAGAAAAAAATAAAATGTTAAAAAGTTTAAAGTATTTATTGGTTAACAACAAAGAGATGGATTCGATTATAGAAGAAACGGTTCAGATTAATGACAAACTTCGAAAAATAGCTGATGATTTTTTGGATTATTCACGCACCTCCAAAGATATTCCCACAGAGAAAGTTAATTTAAAAAATTTGTTATTAAAAATCATTAAGCAGTTTAATAATTCAGATGAAGTTTTTAAGCATAAAATTACTGTGAAGATGACGGAAATGCCTGAAGTTAGAATTGTTATGTTTGAACATCAAATTCAAAAGATATTTATGAATATTATAGATAATGCAATTAAGGCTGTAGTTGAAAATAATATTGCAGAAAAGCTTGTGATAATTGAGGGATATCTTGTAAGTATAGAAAATAAAGAGATGATTTGTGTTGCAATCACTGATAATGGGGTGGGCATACCGGCTGAACATTTAAATACAATATTTAAGCCTTTTTATACAAAGAGAAAAAATCTTATGGGCACTGGTTTAGGTTTAGCTATTGTTAAAAAGATAGTTGAAGATGCTAAAGGCGATATCACTGTTGAGAGTAAAGAAGGAGCGGGGACTACTTTAAAGTTATTTTTGCCTCGTGTAAATTAA
- a CDS encoding rod shape-determining protein yields the protein MLFNNFRQDIGIDLGTANTVVFVKGKGIILREPSVVAIEKNSRQLMAIGKEAKLMVGRTPGNIIAMRPLKDGVIVDFDITEQMIRSFISKIYPNRYASIFKPRIIIGVPSGITNVERRAVVEASCQAGAKETFLIEEPMAAAIGANLPIEEPTGSMIVDIGGGTTEVAVISLGGTVVARSIRVAGDEMDQAIIGHCRKNYNLLIGERTAESIKIQIGSAYPKLKEKEMEVNGRDLVTGLPRTFTLTSSEIRHALLEPINTIVQTVRLTLEQTPPELSVDISNNGIYLAGGGALLKGLDKYISDETGLKIKIVEDPLSSVAYGTGKVLENMHRFRRVLIAEKT from the coding sequence ATGCTATTTAATAATTTTCGACAAGACATTGGAATTGACCTGGGGACAGCAAACACTGTCGTGTTCGTCAAAGGTAAAGGAATTATCCTTAGAGAACCCTCCGTCGTAGCAATTGAAAAAAACTCAAGACAACTCATGGCTATTGGTAAAGAAGCCAAGCTAATGGTTGGAAGAACACCAGGGAATATAATAGCCATGCGTCCACTAAAAGATGGCGTGATTGTTGACTTTGATATTACAGAACAAATGATCAGAAGTTTTATTAGCAAAATTTACCCCAACAGATACGCCTCTATTTTCAAGCCAAGAATAATTATTGGAGTTCCTTCAGGAATTACCAATGTTGAAAGAAGAGCTGTTGTGGAAGCTTCTTGCCAAGCAGGAGCGAAAGAAACCTTTCTCATAGAAGAACCTATGGCAGCGGCAATAGGCGCAAATTTGCCCATTGAGGAGCCTACAGGAAGCATGATAGTAGATATTGGCGGCGGAACTACTGAGGTTGCGGTTATTTCTTTAGGTGGAACTGTAGTAGCTAGATCTATACGGGTTGCTGGAGATGAGATGGATCAGGCAATAATTGGTCATTGCAGAAAAAATTATAACCTTCTAATAGGTGAAAGAACCGCTGAATCTATTAAAATTCAAATAGGCTCAGCTTATCCTAAACTGAAAGAAAAAGAAATGGAGGTAAATGGTCGAGACTTAGTAACTGGGTTACCAAGGACATTTACATTAACTTCCTCAGAAATAAGACACGCCCTACTAGAACCAATTAACACAATTGTGCAAACAGTTAGACTAACCTTAGAACAAACGCCACCGGAACTATCAGTCGATATTTCCAATAATGGAATTTATTTAGCAGGTGGAGGAGCACTATTAAAAGGCTTAGACAAATACATCTCAGATGAAACAGGTCTTAAAATCAAAATAGTTGAGGACCCTCTTTCTAGTGTTGCCTATGGAACTGGAAAAGTACTAGAAAATATGCATAGGTTTAGAAGAGTTCTTATAGCAGAAAAAACTTAA
- a CDS encoding SPOR domain-containing protein: protein MFADDELKDFDFEELDNEIGLGELLKQKDNFFVSLFKKVIFGILVILIGVMVFYASFTIGKVLFLSDNSIPINPQQEEIMEETDVIDEVVATINVIKEEVTAKPVETKATKPEKTVPIKTEAKPITPVVAPVKVAVVENKAPVVTTVVAKAEPANTVSYSLIAGTFGQKENAKKVQTNLALHGYESEITTINKGTTTLYRVIAGTYTDFEKANALKKALTASGIDSFIDSTTAK, encoded by the coding sequence ATGTTTGCAGATGATGAACTAAAAGATTTCGATTTCGAAGAACTAGATAATGAGATTGGACTAGGAGAGCTCTTGAAACAAAAGGATAATTTTTTTGTTTCTCTTTTTAAAAAAGTAATTTTTGGGATACTTGTTATCCTTATTGGAGTTATGGTTTTTTATGCTAGTTTCACAATTGGCAAAGTTTTATTCCTTTCTGATAATTCTATACCTATTAACCCCCAACAAGAGGAAATAATGGAAGAAACGGATGTTATAGACGAAGTTGTCGCAACAATCAACGTCATTAAAGAAGAAGTAACAGCTAAACCTGTAGAAACAAAAGCTACCAAACCTGAAAAAACTGTACCAATTAAAACAGAAGCTAAACCCATTACGCCAGTTGTTGCTCCTGTCAAAGTTGCTGTTGTTGAAAACAAAGCACCAGTGGTCACAACGGTTGTAGCTAAAGCAGAACCAGCCAACACAGTCAGTTATAGCCTTATTGCTGGAACTTTTGGTCAAAAAGAAAACGCCAAAAAAGTTCAAACTAACTTAGCCTTACATGGCTATGAGTCTGAAATTACAACTATTAACAAAGGCACTACAACTTTATATAGAGTTATTGCAGGCACTTATACGGATTTCGAAAAAGCAAACGCTTTAAAGAAAGCCTTAACTGCCTCTGGAATTGATAGTTTTATTGATTCAACTACTGCAAAATAA
- the earP gene encoding elongation factor P maturation arginine rhamnosyltransferase EarP produces the protein MNLINNNVDIHCHVVDNYGDAGIALRLARSYQNKYPLARISLFIDDLSLLNLLDSSINSSLEIQELENIVVIDILRARMNDFSPAPLVIQLLETPLPEVYRDKAYLNSQLIINIEGISAESWVESVHGSASYIDGVAKKHFYIPGFTEQSGGMLINQEKQKNKPFDRAYFLNEHNLAPSSDCLVGVLFNYGEEVDAMINALNKYQKKIYLFVCGEKSQRSLSQTMLPEGKLVLIYPRFYSQLEFDALLKIADFNLVRGEDSLMQAINVANTFLWQIYPQTDFAHIVKIKAFINMAEEFFEDKELFKIYKDLLLYYNGISEAKDEEIEDITYSFMDNLDKIRLNLQKLRKKVLEKGTLIERLLKFIEQI, from the coding sequence ATGAATTTAATTAATAATAATGTCGATATCCACTGTCATGTTGTGGATAATTATGGAGATGCTGGCATCGCTTTGAGATTAGCTAGGTCATATCAAAATAAATATCCATTAGCTAGAATTAGTTTATTTATTGATGATTTGAGTTTGTTAAATTTATTGGATAGTTCTATCAATTCAAGTTTGGAGATTCAAGAATTAGAAAATATAGTTGTTATAGATATCTTGAGAGCAAGAATGAATGATTTTTCCCCTGCGCCATTGGTTATTCAGCTTTTGGAAACTCCTTTGCCAGAAGTGTATCGAGACAAAGCGTATTTAAATAGTCAGCTAATTATTAATATAGAGGGAATTTCTGCTGAATCCTGGGTAGAAAGTGTTCATGGTAGCGCTTCATATATAGACGGAGTAGCAAAGAAGCACTTTTATATACCTGGCTTCACTGAACAAAGTGGTGGGATGTTAATAAATCAAGAAAAGCAAAAGAATAAACCTTTCGATAGAGCTTATTTTTTGAATGAACATAACTTAGCGCCTTCGTCTGATTGTTTAGTTGGTGTTCTTTTTAATTACGGGGAAGAAGTAGATGCAATGATTAATGCTTTAAATAAGTATCAGAAAAAAATATATTTATTCGTTTGTGGGGAGAAAAGTCAGCGCTCGTTAAGTCAGACGATGCTTCCTGAGGGTAAGCTAGTACTGATTTATCCAAGATTTTATTCTCAGCTTGAATTTGATGCTTTGTTGAAAATAGCTGATTTTAATTTAGTAAGAGGGGAAGACTCCTTGATGCAGGCAATTAATGTTGCTAATACTTTTTTATGGCAGATTTATCCTCAGACTGACTTTGCCCATATTGTTAAGATTAAGGCTTTTATTAATATGGCTGAGGAGTTTTTTGAGGATAAAGAATTGTTCAAGATTTATAAAGATTTATTGCTTTATTATAATGGAATTAGTGAGGCAAAAGATGAAGAAATCGAAGACATCACCTATTCATTTATGGATAATCTTGATAAAATAAGACTAAATCTTCAGAAACTTAGAAAGAAAGTTCTAGAAAAAGGTACATTAATAGAGCGATTATTAAAGTTTATTGAACAAATATAG
- the efp gene encoding elongation factor P — MKLAGEVRAGNIIKRGNDLFLIVKCEYYRAARQNAIIKMKLKNMETGALQETSYTITDKLDEVRLDVKKMQYLYSTNDSYAFMDQETFDQVEITKEDLGDAIYFILEEQIVDILFYENKAVSIDLPKSANLKVTYTEEVTRGDSSGKVTKPATVETGLEVQVPYFIKIGEVIIVDTTTKEYVGREQ; from the coding sequence ATGAAGTTAGCAGGAGAGGTTAGAGCAGGGAATATTATTAAGAGAGGCAATGACCTTTTTTTAATAGTTAAGTGTGAATATTACAGAGCAGCAAGACAGAATGCTATTATCAAAATGAAGTTAAAGAATATGGAGACAGGGGCTTTGCAAGAAACTTCCTATACTATTACAGATAAGCTAGATGAAGTTAGGCTTGATGTTAAAAAGATGCAATATTTGTACTCAACGAATGATTCATATGCGTTTATGGATCAAGAAACTTTTGATCAAGTTGAGATTACTAAAGAAGATTTGGGTGACGCTATTTATTTTATTTTAGAAGAACAAATAGTTGATATTTTGTTTTATGAAAACAAAGCAGTTAGTATTGATTTGCCTAAATCAGCTAATTTAAAGGTTACTTATACAGAAGAAGTAACTAGAGGTGATTCCTCAGGTAAAGTTACAAAACCAGCAACTGTAGAGACAGGACTTGAGGTGCAGGTTCCTTATTTTATTAAGATTGGTGAAGTTATCATCGTTGATACCACGACAAAGGAATATGTAGGTAGGGAACAGTAA
- a CDS encoding nucleotidyl transferase AbiEii/AbiGii toxin family protein, translated as MRDYLSQLVNKEKAFNRLNVTREYLQSYILLILQKNNFFNIASFVGGTSLRFISQLPRFSEDLDFSLKIEQKDFDFLALIKALRIELQAAGYRLNISYKDNTNVYVAMIKFSELLYPLGLSSNLNQNLNIKLDIDTNPPKGATNQVSLVNKYLPLTLDHYDLSSIMSGKINAIMTRKFVKGRDYYDIFWILTTHPRIVPNMVMLNNALVQFNISCKINDDNWKAELLKLIEGVDMKKVISDVSSFIEDSILIESFNINGFRLLLTAS; from the coding sequence ATGAGAGATTATTTAAGTCAGCTTGTTAATAAAGAAAAAGCATTTAATAGGTTAAATGTGACTAGAGAATACCTGCAGAGTTATATATTACTTATTTTACAAAAAAACAATTTTTTTAATATTGCTTCTTTTGTAGGGGGGACATCATTACGTTTTATTTCTCAATTACCAAGATTCTCAGAAGATTTAGATTTTTCATTGAAGATAGAACAAAAAGATTTTGATTTTTTAGCATTAATTAAAGCCTTAAGAATTGAATTACAGGCTGCTGGTTATCGTTTAAATATTTCATACAAAGATAACACTAACGTATATGTGGCTATGATTAAATTTAGTGAATTGCTTTATCCCCTTGGTCTTTCTTCTAATTTAAATCAAAACTTAAACATAAAATTAGATATAGACACTAATCCTCCAAAGGGAGCTACAAATCAGGTTTCTTTGGTAAATAAATATCTTCCATTAACTTTAGATCATTATGATTTATCCTCAATAATGTCTGGTAAAATAAATGCTATTATGACAAGGAAGTTTGTGAAGGGTAGGGATTATTATGATATATTTTGGATTTTAACAACTCACCCAAGGATTGTACCAAATATGGTAATGCTCAATAATGCTTTGGTTCAGTTTAATATTTCATGCAAGATTAATGATGATAATTGGAAAGCTGAATTACTTAAACTAATTGAAGGTGTGGATATGAAGAAAGTTATTTCTGATGTGTCTAGTTTTATTGAGGATTCTATATTGATTGAATCTTTTAATATTAATGGTTTTCGATTACTTTTAACCGCCTCATAA
- a CDS encoding KamA family radical SAM protein → MTTNKNKLFLVDGEAGIEDISDDGEPPLGGLFNDIILTNLATKQTTQNTQIIQFQPLINYKNQKFPVSEKSEQFYQKFYPNSDITNWSNWNWQLRNRIKSLKQLEAIFTLSSSERAIMEKGFSKGKFPLSITPYYASLIDPNNYTQALRRTVVPVIDEMRVTKEEALDPLGEESTNPVDGIIHRYPDRALFLVTNFCSVNCRYCTRSRMVGDANKQNTGLAYWQAAIDYLKAHSEIRDVVISGGDPLTLSDNQLDWLLTNIGKIKHIEIMRIGSKVPAVLPQRITKRLLKILQKHKNLYLSLHFTHPDELTVETKEACLRLSDIGIPLGSQTVLLKGINDNVPVMKKLFHELLKVRVRPYYMYQCDLIVGSSHFRTTVEKGKEIIKGLRGHTSGYAIPHYVIDAPNGGGKIPILPDYYKGKKGNQVILSNYQDKMYTYYDPSFNKSTGKIVVGLTYDLKEDYRKMGYNNEDVAEFDNIETIDAIENSLKQLGYETERIGNIHQLVHLLHGGKKWDLVFNIAEGLNGPARESQIPNLLDAYGIPSTFSDSTIHSLSQHKGLVKHVLNDKGIPTAGFRVIEDLSELKDIPFGYPMFAKPVAEGSSKGISATSKIKNEKDLYETVSTLLKNFKQPVLVEEYLSGREFTIGIVGTGQESKALGVLEVLFAKKDEQEVYSYEVKQNYKEMVRYQIAIDSDASRSTEVALKAWRALGCRDGGRVDVRLDNNGVPNFIEVNTLAGLNPADSDLPILCRHLNVPYVELIRMIMDSATKRLVLVSNDKTS, encoded by the coding sequence ATGACAACCAATAAAAACAAATTATTCCTAGTTGATGGTGAAGCTGGTATCGAAGATATTTCTGATGATGGCGAGCCTCCGCTGGGGGGTCTCTTTAACGATATAATCCTAACCAATTTGGCCACAAAACAAACAACTCAAAATACACAAATTATCCAATTCCAGCCTTTAATTAATTATAAAAATCAAAAATTTCCAGTTAGTGAAAAATCAGAACAATTCTATCAAAAATTTTATCCCAATTCTGATATTACAAATTGGAGTAATTGGAATTGGCAATTACGCAATAGAATTAAAAGTCTTAAACAATTGGAAGCAATTTTTACTCTCAGTAGTTCAGAGAGAGCAATAATGGAGAAAGGGTTTTCTAAAGGTAAGTTTCCGCTTTCTATCACTCCGTATTATGCAAGTTTAATAGATCCAAACAACTATACTCAAGCTTTACGAAGGACAGTGGTTCCAGTTATTGATGAGATGCGTGTAACTAAAGAAGAAGCACTTGATCCCTTAGGAGAAGAGTCAACTAATCCTGTTGATGGGATTATTCACAGATACCCTGATAGAGCCTTGTTTTTGGTTACTAATTTTTGCTCTGTTAATTGTAGGTATTGCACTCGTTCCAGAATGGTTGGTGATGCAAACAAACAAAATACTGGCTTAGCATATTGGCAAGCTGCTATTGATTATTTGAAAGCTCATTCCGAGATAAGAGATGTTGTTATTTCTGGTGGGGACCCTTTAACTTTGTCTGATAATCAACTAGATTGGTTGCTGACAAATATCGGAAAAATTAAACACATTGAAATAATGAGAATAGGTAGTAAAGTGCCAGCTGTTTTGCCTCAGCGAATAACGAAACGTTTGTTGAAGATTTTGCAAAAACATAAAAACTTATATTTAAGTTTACATTTTACTCATCCTGATGAGCTGACTGTTGAGACAAAAGAAGCTTGTTTGAGACTTTCTGATATTGGCATCCCCCTTGGGAGTCAAACAGTCCTCTTGAAGGGCATTAACGATAACGTTCCAGTGATGAAAAAATTATTTCATGAGTTATTAAAGGTTAGAGTAAGACCATATTATATGTATCAATGTGATTTGATTGTTGGCTCTTCGCACTTTAGAACAACCGTAGAAAAGGGCAAAGAGATTATCAAAGGGCTGAGAGGTCATACTTCTGGATATGCTATACCTCACTATGTTATAGATGCCCCAAATGGTGGAGGGAAAATACCTATCTTGCCTGATTATTACAAAGGTAAAAAAGGTAACCAAGTTATTCTTAGTAACTATCAAGACAAAATGTATACTTATTATGACCCTTCGTTCAATAAATCTACTGGTAAAATAGTGGTTGGGTTAACTTATGACTTAAAAGAAGATTATAGGAAAATGGGATATAATAATGAGGATGTTGCTGAGTTTGATAACATTGAGACTATCGATGCGATTGAGAATAGCTTGAAACAATTGGGGTATGAAACAGAAAGAATAGGGAACATACATCAGTTAGTTCATCTGTTGCATGGTGGTAAAAAATGGGATTTAGTGTTTAATATTGCTGAGGGCTTAAATGGTCCAGCTCGAGAATCTCAGATTCCTAACTTATTGGATGCCTATGGTATTCCCTCTACTTTTTCTGATTCTACGATACATTCCTTGTCTCAACATAAGGGTCTTGTTAAACATGTTTTGAATGACAAAGGTATTCCAACTGCTGGTTTTAGAGTGATTGAAGATCTTTCTGAGCTAAAGGATATTCCCTTTGGTTATCCTATGTTTGCGAAACCTGTTGCTGAAGGTAGTAGTAAAGGCATTAGCGCTACCTCTAAAATCAAAAATGAAAAAGACTTATATGAGACAGTTTCAACCTTGCTAAAGAACTTTAAACAGCCAGTTTTAGTTGAAGAATATTTGTCTGGAAGAGAATTTACAATCGGGATTGTAGGAACTGGACAGGAGTCAAAAGCCTTAGGTGTTTTAGAAGTTTTATTTGCAAAAAAAGACGAACAAGAAGTATATTCTTATGAAGTTAAGCAGAACTATAAAGAAATGGTGCGCTATCAAATTGCAATTGATTCTGATGCTTCTAGAAGCACAGAAGTTGCTCTTAAAGCTTGGAGAGCATTAGGTTGCAGGGATGGAGGAAGGGTAGACGTGAGGTTAGATAATAACGGAGTCCCTAACTTTATTGAGGTAAATACTTTGGCTGGCCTAAATCCAGCTGATTCTGATTTGCCAATATTATGTAGACATTTAAATGTTCCATATGTTGAGTTAATTAGAATGATAATGGATTCTGCAACTAAAAGATTAGTCCTGGTTAGTAATGACAAAACCAGTTAA